In Hahella sp. KA22, one genomic interval encodes:
- the ttcA gene encoding tRNA 2-thiocytidine(32) synthetase TtcA: MTAAFKAEMAQRDRLELNKLRKLLRREVGRAIADFNMIEDGDKVMCCLSGGKDSYAMLDILLNLKKHAPISFEVIAVNLDQKQPGFPEHVLPEYLSSLGVEYHVIERDTYSIVKDKIPEGKTTCGLCSRLRRGILYDFAVEHKCTKIALGHHRDDIMETLFLNMFYGGKMRAMPPKLKSDDGRNIVIRPLAYCREKDIERYAGLREFPIIPCNLCGSQENLQRQNIKMMLQDWDKRFPGRLENMFRAVQNVLPSHLCDTRLYDFDKLERYSMEPEEFNQISVLNL, translated from the coding sequence ATGACGGCGGCTTTTAAGGCAGAGATGGCGCAGCGCGATCGCTTGGAGTTGAACAAACTGAGAAAACTGCTGCGGCGTGAAGTCGGCAGGGCGATTGCTGATTTCAATATGATTGAGGATGGCGACAAAGTGATGTGCTGCCTCAGTGGCGGTAAAGACTCATACGCCATGCTGGACATCCTGTTGAATCTGAAAAAGCACGCGCCTATCAGCTTCGAGGTTATCGCGGTTAACCTGGACCAGAAACAGCCCGGTTTTCCCGAGCATGTCCTGCCTGAATATCTGAGCTCCTTGGGCGTTGAGTATCACGTCATTGAGCGCGATACCTACAGCATCGTAAAAGATAAGATTCCTGAAGGGAAAACCACTTGTGGTCTCTGCTCGCGTTTGCGTCGTGGGATTCTGTACGATTTCGCCGTTGAACATAAGTGCACCAAGATCGCGTTGGGACACCATCGCGACGACATCATGGAAACACTGTTCCTGAATATGTTCTATGGCGGCAAAATGCGCGCAATGCCTCCCAAACTGAAAAGCGATGACGGCCGCAACATCGTTATCCGTCCTCTGGCTTACTGTCGTGAAAAAGACATCGAGCGTTACGCCGGCCTGCGTGAGTTTCCAATTATTCCCTGCAACCTGTGCGGCTCTCAGGAAAATCTGCAGAGACAAAACATCAAAATGATGCTGCAGGACTGGGATAAGCGTTTCCCCGGTCGTCTGGAAAACATGTTCCGCGCTGTGCAAAACGTACTGCCTTCACACTTGTGCGACACCAGACTGTATGACTTCGACAAATTGGAGCGCTACAGCATGGAGCCGGAAGAGTTTAATCAAATCAGCGTGCTTAACCTCTAA
- a CDS encoding DUF547 domain-containing protein, with amino-acid sequence MSVRLFLILIFMGWFSGEAIAAPKAEYWSLWDKANERNPALLDHSTWTRLLQTHLSHDGDGFARLSYGRFTTEEKRQLDDYIASLTAVDPREYSKNTQMAYWINLYNALTVQLVLQHYPVDSIKEIGGGWFRFGPWDDAITHVQGQALTLNDIEHRILRPIWKDKRIHYAVNCASLGCPNLYPEAFDPNRLEEQLNNAAQNFIRHPKGVAFVKDGLRLSSIYDWYQSDFGSKQELLDHLAKYSAEPEKSRLDNYKGGIEYAYDWKLNDAR; translated from the coding sequence ATGAGCGTAAGACTATTTTTAATCCTGATTTTTATGGGCTGGTTCTCGGGCGAAGCTATTGCGGCGCCGAAGGCCGAGTATTGGAGCCTGTGGGACAAGGCCAATGAGCGAAACCCTGCTTTGCTAGATCATAGCACTTGGACCCGTCTTCTGCAGACCCACCTTAGTCATGACGGGGATGGTTTCGCCAGATTGTCGTACGGCAGGTTTACGACGGAAGAAAAACGCCAGTTAGATGACTACATTGCGTCACTGACGGCGGTTGATCCCCGCGAGTATTCTAAAAATACGCAAATGGCGTACTGGATTAACTTATACAACGCCCTGACTGTGCAGTTGGTGCTGCAACACTATCCGGTAGATAGCATTAAGGAGATTGGCGGCGGCTGGTTTCGTTTTGGACCCTGGGACGATGCGATCACCCACGTGCAAGGGCAGGCGCTGACATTGAACGATATCGAGCACCGAATTCTGCGCCCCATCTGGAAAGACAAACGCATCCATTATGCGGTCAACTGCGCCAGCCTCGGCTGCCCGAATCTCTACCCGGAAGCCTTCGATCCCAATCGCCTGGAAGAGCAGTTAAACAACGCCGCACAAAACTTCATCCGTCACCCCAAAGGCGTGGCCTTCGTCAAAGACGGCCTGCGACTGTCCTCCATCTACGACTGGTATCAAAGCGACTTCGGCTCTAAACAAGAACTCCTTGATCATCTCGCCAAGTATTCCGCGGAGCCGGAAAAAAGTCGCTTGGACAACTATAAGGGCGGTATCGAGTACGCCTATGACTGGAAGTTGAATGATGCGCGCTAG
- a CDS encoding MalM family protein — protein MKTSALLLSLTLFSSGAALADRYYTWVDENGQVRHTLIRDGQPPAPSPQAPQQTQPEALQPTPGQSPASAETTATHVEQEINAEATVPSPAPEAPVANDAQEVSKESLSQPAPQMSQPESSHREIIDESTYIDAAELEKRGFVREGDSRFYTWVDTNGVMHTEEYNPADAKSKAHMQPLQPAQVVADEQRIKKARLPDGADPFAADLLGLNAPGAEQEIDLIYDRCCENLVNDERVELEFDDGELLEIRKDEQGYNFGVGYSLYRVVEIPEGSVNRLLQLRAYAQPDAFYPSVLVLDSDWKPVRFLQDLLYIYEPENWFRYGYLEGFLRVKTKDEKYLVLMTTGADLKKRTVAEGVADKPVVISHSASGILHLAILPPE, from the coding sequence ATGAAGACGAGTGCATTACTTCTTTCGTTGACGCTATTCAGTAGCGGCGCGGCGCTGGCGGACAGGTACTACACCTGGGTGGATGAAAACGGCCAGGTGCGCCATACGCTGATTCGTGATGGGCAGCCACCAGCTCCTTCGCCACAGGCGCCGCAACAAACACAGCCAGAAGCGCTTCAACCGACGCCAGGACAAAGCCCCGCCTCCGCTGAGACGACGGCAACTCATGTTGAGCAGGAAATTAATGCAGAGGCGACGGTTCCCAGCCCGGCGCCAGAAGCCCCTGTCGCCAATGACGCTCAGGAGGTATCTAAAGAGAGCTTATCTCAGCCTGCGCCTCAAATGAGCCAGCCTGAATCAAGTCATCGCGAGATCATCGACGAGTCTACCTACATTGATGCAGCGGAACTGGAAAAAAGAGGTTTCGTGCGAGAGGGCGATAGTCGCTTTTACACTTGGGTCGACACTAACGGGGTCATGCATACTGAGGAATATAATCCCGCTGATGCCAAGTCCAAGGCGCACATGCAGCCTTTGCAACCCGCTCAGGTCGTGGCGGATGAACAACGAATCAAGAAGGCGCGTCTTCCTGATGGCGCGGACCCCTTTGCCGCCGATCTGCTTGGACTGAACGCGCCGGGGGCGGAGCAGGAGATTGACCTCATTTACGATCGCTGCTGTGAAAACCTGGTGAATGACGAGCGGGTTGAGCTTGAGTTTGATGATGGGGAGCTGCTGGAAATTCGCAAGGACGAGCAGGGCTATAACTTCGGTGTAGGCTACAGTTTGTATCGCGTTGTGGAGATCCCCGAAGGCAGCGTCAATCGATTGTTGCAGTTGCGGGCATATGCGCAACCTGACGCGTTTTACCCATCAGTGTTGGTATTGGATAGCGATTGGAAACCGGTGCGCTTCCTGCAGGATTTGCTCTATATCTACGAGCCGGAAAACTGGTTCCGCTATGGCTATCTGGAAGGTTTTCTCAGGGTAAAAACGAAGGATGAGAAGTATCTTGTCTTAATGACGACGGGGGCGGACCTCAAAAAACGCACTGTTGCTGAAGGCGTGGCTGACAAACCGGTTGTTATCAGCCACTCCGCCAGCGGCATACTGCATCTGGCGATTTTGCCGCCTGAGTAG
- a CDS encoding aldehyde dehydrogenase family protein: MLAKSYPFYLANEPVADPRGWLPVEDKYTGEEFTKVGLADHDDIEKAIAAAEKAVAPMRRMPGYKRRDVLLHTVARLKERSEELAQALVREAGKPLKDSRGEVGRLIETFQIAAEEAVRNNGEWLDLAYSERSEGYQGIVRQFPIGVCSFITPFNFPLNLVAHKVAPAIAAGCPFVLKPASLTPIGALILAEILAETDLPKGAFSVVPCKKDDAMALISDERIKLLSFTGSPAAGWPMKAKAGKKKVVLELGGNAACIVEPETDLDKAIPRVLFGGYYQSGQSCVSVQRVLVQESLYEDFKRRLVAEVETLKTGDPKDENTFVGPLISRKEADRVASWINEAVEAGAELLIGGERSGNVITPTVLANTPRHCSAYNEEIFGPVTVLESYKTFDDALQAVNNSKFGLQTGVFTRDVENMQKAWEELEVGGVIIGDVPSWRVDHMPYGGVKDSGIGREGVRYAMQDMSEPRLLAIKRQS, translated from the coding sequence ATGTTAGCCAAATCCTATCCCTTCTATCTCGCCAACGAGCCTGTCGCAGATCCTCGCGGCTGGTTGCCGGTCGAAGACAAGTACACCGGAGAAGAATTCACTAAAGTCGGTCTGGCCGATCACGATGATATTGAGAAGGCGATCGCCGCTGCGGAAAAAGCCGTGGCTCCTATGCGCAGAATGCCTGGATACAAACGTCGCGATGTGTTGCTGCATACCGTTGCGCGCCTTAAAGAACGCTCGGAAGAGTTGGCTCAGGCGCTGGTGCGGGAAGCGGGCAAGCCGCTCAAGGACAGCCGTGGTGAAGTGGGACGTTTGATCGAGACCTTTCAGATCGCTGCGGAAGAAGCCGTGCGCAATAACGGAGAATGGCTGGATCTGGCTTATTCCGAACGCAGCGAGGGCTATCAGGGAATAGTGCGCCAGTTTCCGATTGGCGTCTGCTCGTTTATCACCCCCTTTAACTTTCCTTTGAATCTGGTGGCGCATAAAGTGGCCCCGGCCATCGCCGCCGGTTGTCCGTTTGTGCTCAAGCCCGCCAGCCTCACGCCCATCGGCGCCTTGATTCTGGCGGAAATTCTGGCGGAAACAGACCTTCCCAAAGGCGCTTTCTCCGTCGTGCCCTGTAAAAAGGACGACGCCATGGCGCTGATTTCCGATGAGCGCATCAAGCTGCTGAGCTTCACGGGTTCGCCGGCGGCGGGGTGGCCCATGAAAGCGAAGGCGGGCAAGAAAAAAGTCGTGCTGGAGCTGGGCGGCAACGCGGCCTGTATCGTGGAGCCGGAAACCGATCTGGATAAGGCGATTCCGCGTGTCCTTTTCGGCGGTTATTACCAGTCTGGACAAAGTTGCGTGAGTGTGCAGCGCGTTCTGGTGCAGGAGTCTTTATATGAAGACTTCAAACGTCGTCTGGTGGCGGAAGTGGAAACGCTGAAAACGGGCGACCCTAAAGATGAAAATACATTTGTAGGTCCGCTGATCAGTCGCAAAGAGGCGGATCGGGTGGCGTCCTGGATTAATGAAGCGGTAGAGGCGGGCGCTGAACTGCTGATCGGCGGCGAGCGCAGCGGTAACGTTATTACGCCCACGGTGCTGGCTAATACTCCACGACATTGCAGCGCTTACAACGAAGAAATCTTTGGGCCGGTGACTGTCCTGGAATCCTACAAGACTTTCGACGACGCGTTGCAAGCCGTCAATAACAGTAAGTTTGGCCTGCAAACCGGCGTATTCACTCGTGACGTGGAGAATATGCAGAAAGCCTGGGAAGAACTGGAAGTGGGCGGCGTCATTATCGGCGATGTGCCGTCCTGGCGTGTGGATCACATGCCTTATGGCGGCGTGAAAGACAGCGGCATTGGCCGGGAAGGGGTGCGTTACGCCATGCAGGACATGAGTGAACCGCGCTTGCTGGCGATCAAGCGTCAAAGCTGA
- a CDS encoding acetolactate synthase large subunit, whose product MKTEHGGEKASDLFVKALENEGVKYIFGVPGEENLDLLESLRGSSIKLVLTRHEQAAAFMAATYGRLTGKTGVCLSTLGPGATNLVTGAAYAKLGAMPLLMVTGQKPVKKSKQGLFQIVDVVDMMRPLTKFTHQIINVNTIPSKIREAFRLAEEERPGPAHLELPEDIAEEISDSDVMLFESSHSRRPDANDLSIQQALEMIQNARHPLVLIGAGANRKRVSEALLGFIEKTGIPFFNTQMGKGVVDERHPLFMGTAALSDGDYLHCAIDFADLIINVGHDVIEKPPFFMEPGGKKVIHINFNSANVDRVYFPQLEVVGDIANSVSRLTQLLEPVNTHDFEYFQRVKEEVEKQLCEGSEDNRFPIIPQRLVADVRKVMPDDGVIALDNGMYKIWFARNYKAHMNNTVLLDNALATMGAGLPSAIAAAMLHPELQVMAICGDGGFMMNSQEMETAVRLGLNLVVLIVNDSAYGMIRWKQEQGGFHDWGLSYGNPDFVKYAQAYGASGHRVQRAEDLSPTIRQAFAEGGVHLIDVPVDYSENRRVLTEELARRVCLV is encoded by the coding sequence ATGAAAACAGAGCACGGGGGCGAGAAAGCCTCAGACCTATTTGTCAAAGCGCTGGAAAATGAAGGCGTCAAATATATCTTCGGCGTGCCCGGAGAAGAAAACCTGGACTTACTCGAGTCGCTGCGGGGTTCTTCCATCAAGCTGGTGCTGACCCGGCATGAACAGGCGGCGGCCTTTATGGCGGCCACCTATGGTCGGTTAACGGGAAAAACCGGCGTGTGTCTATCGACTTTGGGACCGGGCGCCACCAATTTGGTGACCGGCGCCGCCTACGCGAAACTGGGCGCCATGCCGTTGCTGATGGTGACGGGGCAGAAGCCAGTGAAGAAGTCCAAGCAGGGCTTGTTTCAGATTGTCGATGTCGTGGACATGATGCGTCCATTGACCAAGTTCACTCATCAGATCATCAACGTGAACACCATTCCTTCGAAGATCCGTGAGGCGTTTCGCCTGGCGGAGGAGGAAAGACCGGGGCCTGCGCATCTGGAGCTGCCGGAAGATATCGCAGAAGAAATATCCGACTCCGACGTCATGTTGTTTGAATCCAGCCATAGTCGTCGTCCGGACGCCAATGATCTGAGTATTCAACAGGCGCTGGAGATGATCCAGAACGCAAGGCATCCGCTGGTGTTGATTGGCGCCGGAGCGAATCGCAAACGAGTGTCCGAAGCGTTGCTGGGTTTTATTGAGAAGACCGGCATTCCGTTCTTCAACACCCAGATGGGCAAAGGCGTGGTGGATGAGCGCCATCCTCTGTTTATGGGAACGGCGGCATTGTCAGACGGCGACTATTTGCATTGCGCCATCGATTTTGCTGACTTGATCATTAATGTCGGTCATGACGTCATAGAAAAGCCGCCTTTCTTTATGGAGCCCGGCGGTAAGAAAGTCATTCACATCAACTTCAATTCCGCCAATGTGGACAGGGTGTACTTCCCGCAGTTGGAGGTGGTGGGGGATATCGCCAATTCTGTTTCCCGATTGACGCAGTTGCTGGAGCCGGTAAACACTCACGACTTTGAGTATTTCCAGCGGGTCAAAGAAGAAGTTGAGAAACAGCTATGCGAAGGCTCTGAGGACAACCGCTTTCCGATTATTCCTCAGCGGCTGGTGGCGGATGTTCGCAAGGTGATGCCTGATGATGGCGTTATCGCTCTGGATAACGGCATGTACAAGATCTGGTTCGCCCGTAACTACAAGGCGCATATGAACAATACCGTGTTGCTGGACAACGCCCTCGCCACTATGGGGGCGGGATTGCCCAGTGCAATCGCGGCGGCGATGCTGCACCCCGAATTGCAGGTGATGGCGATCTGCGGCGATGGCGGATTCATGATGAATAGCCAGGAAATGGAAACGGCGGTGCGTCTGGGATTGAATCTGGTGGTGTTGATCGTGAATGACAGCGCCTACGGTATGATTCGCTGGAAGCAGGAGCAGGGCGGTTTCCATGATTGGGGACTGAGCTACGGCAATCCTGACTTCGTTAAATACGCGCAAGCCTATGGCGCTTCTGGACACCGCGTGCAACGCGCGGAAGACCTGTCGCCCACCATTAGACAGGCTTTCGCTGAGGGTGGCGTACACTTGATTGACGTGCCGGTGGACTATTCGGAGAACCGTCGCGTGTTGACGGAGGAGCTGGCCCGTAGAGTCTGTCTGGTCTGA
- a CDS encoding CHASE domain-containing protein: MAKSHAVGTLFYNLLTALAYFVTGRVGLWLTTDSTYVTAIWIPSGIALAVVLLGGYRLCAGVFLGSLINNLSVTQGFPDAEIWPWQLFTFVAIGAGAALQACLGRYLVIRFANYPGRLAELPEIIRFLFFAGPASCLSNALIGCSSLLMAGFIPVENYARSLGVWWIGDTIGVVVFTPLILVWGLQPRESWRKRRWAVTFSLLGTFFLATVAFLYAKSWEESSLRLRFFSEAQGYSAALNQSLEAHLDVARAIERNLPANATIDRSGFEKAVFWALERYPGFQAMSWNPYIRSYEREEFEAGLQEDYGVDMGIVTRRDGQLHRSPEKPIYLPVRFIFPLESNRGALGFDVSSNPSRLTAIADARESRKPVMTGPIHLVQHPLDNVGVLVFYPHFLSDGRHIESTSSNQGDEEGEDVDYPEGFFVAVFRIHSLLNHFTERLNMDGYHITLADITEQRYLMHEMTIDNGKVSMSPDISEEEVNSRPYRWEHKFAVLNRKWDLDIAPTKNNIVANTSINAWIVYVLGLLFTGVSGMVSLFFSGRTLALETLVDERTAELKHSEQRLRAIYEHTPDGLLTVTEDGGITAVNPAVENLFGYACSDFSGLNIRVLIPDFHAPTTEMSQESSILDAGPGYLQGIRRDGQDFPLELQTVCLSQTPPASYLCIVRDVTERAEAERIKDEFISTISHELRTPLTAINGSLTLLDAKVAMAAPDKHAHMIDIARRNTDRLLNLVNAILDLKKMASGEMTLQLSHFNLAQLVSDVLALNQGLTHNADVSFTLQIPPDRAVVVEADEERLTQVLTNLISNAAKFSPPHSEIAVAVTLENGDARVSVTDKGPGVPPEFQNRIFGRFAQADSSNTRNKSGTGLGLNISKAIIERHGGKIGFHNNPSGGCTFYFEMPVLT; the protein is encoded by the coding sequence ATGGCCAAATCCCATGCCGTCGGGACCCTGTTCTATAACCTGCTTACCGCGCTGGCCTATTTTGTCACGGGTAGAGTGGGTTTATGGCTGACCACGGACAGCACTTATGTCACCGCTATCTGGATACCCTCCGGCATCGCGCTTGCTGTGGTGCTGCTGGGCGGTTATCGCCTATGCGCGGGGGTTTTTCTTGGTTCTCTGATCAATAACCTGAGCGTCACTCAGGGTTTCCCCGATGCGGAAATCTGGCCCTGGCAGCTGTTCACTTTTGTCGCCATTGGAGCTGGTGCCGCCCTGCAGGCCTGTTTGGGGCGCTATTTAGTTATTCGCTTTGCTAACTATCCCGGCCGTCTGGCGGAGCTTCCTGAGATCATCCGCTTCTTGTTTTTCGCCGGCCCGGCGAGCTGTCTGTCCAACGCCTTAATTGGCTGTAGCAGTCTGTTGATGGCCGGATTTATTCCTGTGGAAAATTACGCCCGCTCCCTCGGTGTCTGGTGGATTGGCGACACCATCGGAGTGGTTGTTTTTACCCCGCTGATATTGGTGTGGGGACTGCAGCCTCGCGAGTCATGGAGAAAACGCCGCTGGGCGGTGACTTTCTCTTTGCTCGGAACCTTTTTTCTCGCCACGGTCGCGTTTTTGTATGCGAAATCCTGGGAGGAGAGCAGCTTACGACTGCGCTTTTTCAGTGAGGCCCAGGGGTATTCCGCCGCCCTCAATCAGAGCCTGGAGGCCCACCTGGATGTCGCCCGGGCGATAGAAAGAAATCTTCCCGCCAATGCGACAATCGATCGAAGCGGTTTTGAGAAGGCGGTGTTTTGGGCGCTGGAGCGTTATCCGGGGTTTCAGGCCATGTCCTGGAATCCCTACATACGCAGCTATGAACGGGAGGAGTTTGAAGCCGGTCTGCAAGAGGATTACGGCGTCGATATGGGAATTGTGACCCGGCGGGATGGTCAGTTGCATCGCTCGCCGGAAAAGCCGATTTATCTTCCTGTGCGCTTTATCTTCCCTTTAGAGAGTAATCGAGGCGCGCTTGGGTTTGATGTGTCTTCCAATCCTTCCCGGCTGACCGCTATCGCTGACGCAAGGGAATCAAGAAAACCGGTGATGACCGGCCCTATTCATTTAGTGCAGCATCCACTGGACAATGTGGGCGTCTTGGTGTTTTACCCGCATTTCCTCAGCGACGGGCGACATATCGAATCAACATCGTCGAATCAGGGGGACGAAGAGGGAGAGGACGTTGATTATCCCGAAGGTTTTTTTGTGGCGGTATTTCGCATTCACTCGTTGCTGAATCACTTTACAGAGCGACTGAATATGGACGGCTACCACATTACGCTTGCCGACATTACAGAGCAGCGCTACCTGATGCATGAGATGACGATCGATAACGGCAAGGTCAGCATGTCCCCGGACATTTCTGAAGAAGAGGTCAATAGCCGCCCCTATCGTTGGGAGCATAAATTCGCCGTTCTCAACAGAAAATGGGATCTGGATATTGCACCCACCAAGAACAATATTGTTGCGAACACTTCCATCAACGCCTGGATTGTTTATGTACTGGGGCTGTTGTTCACTGGCGTCAGTGGCATGGTGTCGTTGTTCTTCAGTGGCCGAACGCTGGCTTTGGAAACCTTGGTTGACGAGCGGACGGCGGAATTGAAGCATAGCGAGCAGCGCCTGCGCGCCATTTATGAACATACGCCGGATGGTCTGCTGACGGTAACGGAGGATGGCGGCATTACAGCGGTGAATCCGGCGGTGGAGAACCTGTTTGGATATGCCTGCTCCGATTTCTCCGGTCTGAATATTCGGGTTCTGATTCCGGATTTTCATGCGCCTACCACTGAGATGAGTCAAGAATCCTCCATTCTGGATGCGGGGCCAGGATATTTGCAGGGCATTCGCCGCGATGGACAGGACTTCCCTCTGGAACTGCAAACGGTGTGTTTGTCTCAGACTCCGCCGGCCTCTTATCTTTGCATTGTGCGCGATGTGACCGAAAGAGCGGAGGCGGAGCGCATCAAAGATGAGTTTATCTCCACTATCAGTCATGAGTTGCGTACCCCATTAACCGCCATTAACGGTTCGCTGACGCTGCTTGACGCGAAGGTCGCTATGGCGGCGCCAGATAAGCATGCGCATATGATTGATATCGCGCGACGCAATACAGATCGCCTGCTCAATTTGGTTAATGCGATTTTGGACCTGAAGAAAATGGCCTCTGGAGAGATGACGTTGCAGCTCAGTCACTTCAATCTGGCGCAGCTTGTCAGTGATGTATTGGCGCTCAACCAGGGTCTGACTCATAATGCTGACGTCAGTTTTACGCTGCAGATTCCTCCTGATCGTGCGGTCGTGGTAGAGGCGGATGAAGAGCGTCTTACTCAGGTGCTGACGAATCTGATTTCCAACGCCGCCAAATTTTCGCCACCGCATTCGGAAATCGCGGTTGCAGTTACGTTGGAAAATGGCGATGCGCGGGTTTCCGTCACTGATAAAGGGCCTGGCGTACCGCCAGAGTTCCAAAATCGCATATTCGGCCGCTTCGCACAGGCCGATTCTTCTAATACCCGCAACAAAAGCGGAACCGGCCTCGGGCTTAACATTTCCAAAGCCATCATTGAGCGGCATGGCGGCAAGATCGGCTTCCACAATAATCCAAGTGGGGGCTGTACGTTCTATTTTGAGATGCCGGTGCTAACTTGA
- a CDS encoding DNA-J related domain-containing protein, whose translation MSFDHPEIPEDLTLAGTEGSREPTSWRYLTQKLEQAVAEILLPGPAMISEHDLIKQLTLPPHSIFSENCLQSPLDLFQTHFLTFHTLYRLKNKWLQEHNLVLAMTSVRITLYHYDAEAHSSHNAPVAADPLAEYYLNPKNLFDTSAADVEKLIRDFWLMYVHPHQKQSALDTLGCAPDSDAGQIKARYRRLAMEHHPDRGGNTALFQAITEAYEVLKVYYSL comes from the coding sequence ATGAGTTTTGATCATCCAGAGATACCAGAGGATTTGACCCTTGCAGGTACGGAAGGTTCCCGCGAACCGACCAGTTGGCGCTACCTCACGCAAAAACTGGAACAGGCCGTCGCAGAGATTCTACTCCCCGGCCCGGCCATGATTTCCGAACACGATCTAATCAAACAACTGACCCTGCCGCCACATAGCATTTTTTCAGAGAACTGCCTGCAATCTCCACTGGATCTTTTTCAGACCCATTTCTTGACGTTTCATACGCTTTATCGCTTGAAAAACAAATGGTTACAAGAACATAATCTCGTCCTCGCCATGACCTCCGTACGTATCACCCTATATCACTACGATGCGGAGGCTCACAGCAGCCACAACGCGCCGGTGGCGGCGGACCCCTTGGCGGAATACTACCTCAATCCGAAAAACTTATTCGATACCAGCGCCGCAGATGTGGAGAAGCTGATCAGGGATTTTTGGCTGATGTATGTACACCCCCATCAAAAGCAGTCCGCGTTGGACACCCTGGGATGCGCTCCAGATAGCGACGCAGGACAGATTAAGGCCCGCTACCGCCGCCTCGCCATGGAACATCACCCGGACCGTGGCGGAAACACCGCGTTGTTTCAAGCCATCACGGAAGCATATGAAGTATTGAAGGTTTATTACTCACTATGA
- a CDS encoding polysaccharide deacetylase family protein has product MNNGRYSLTATSLTRRIQALGIAAGVLFCATAQAQESPARAYILQYHHISDDTPRSTSTTPELFRQHMQFIADNGYQVLPLAEIIRTLQEGDSLPEKTVALTFDDGYKSIYETAYPLLKERGYPFTIFLNPDALDNHRSTHITWEQAREMGKHGGVVANHGVGHIHMVEVKTNEDASAWRARITQNIEQAEKRIEEETGASLKLLAYPYGEYDASLQKLVSSLGYVGLGQHSGPIGPDSDWTSLPRFPASNAYSSVPQLKEKLSTLPLPAQMLSPQNILIADNNPPQLRFSTELNAKVTCYGSGQGLLDSAVDNNEVTVVGAAPFKGRRFRYNCTAPAGGGLFYWRSFPWINPAVPED; this is encoded by the coding sequence ATGAATAACGGACGCTATTCTCTCACCGCAACGTCACTCACTCGTCGGATTCAGGCGCTTGGAATCGCCGCCGGCGTCTTGTTTTGCGCAACGGCTCAGGCTCAAGAAAGTCCCGCCCGCGCATACATACTGCAATATCATCACATTAGCGACGATACCCCGCGCAGCACCTCCACCACCCCGGAGCTCTTCCGCCAGCACATGCAGTTTATCGCCGATAATGGCTATCAAGTGCTGCCGTTGGCGGAGATCATTCGCACACTTCAGGAAGGCGACAGCCTTCCCGAGAAAACGGTCGCACTGACGTTTGATGATGGCTACAAAAGCATCTACGAAACCGCATACCCGCTATTGAAGGAACGCGGATATCCATTCACGATTTTCCTGAATCCAGATGCGCTTGATAATCACCGCAGCACGCACATTACCTGGGAGCAGGCCCGAGAAATGGGGAAACACGGCGGCGTGGTGGCGAACCATGGCGTGGGCCACATCCATATGGTGGAAGTCAAAACCAATGAAGACGCCAGCGCCTGGCGTGCGCGCATCACGCAAAATATCGAGCAAGCGGAAAAAAGAATCGAGGAAGAGACTGGCGCCTCACTCAAACTACTCGCCTACCCTTACGGCGAATACGATGCGTCACTGCAAAAATTGGTGAGTTCATTGGGTTACGTCGGATTGGGGCAACACTCCGGCCCTATTGGACCTGATAGCGACTGGACCTCTCTGCCCCGTTTTCCCGCCTCCAACGCTTACAGCTCCGTTCCGCAGTTAAAAGAAAAGCTGAGCACATTGCCGCTGCCTGCACAGATGCTATCGCCACAGAACATCCTGATTGCGGATAACAATCCTCCGCAATTGCGCTTCAGCACGGAGTTGAACGCAAAGGTCACATGCTACGGCAGCGGACAGGGCCTTCTCGATAGCGCAGTCGATAACAATGAAGTGACCGTCGTCGGAGCAGCGCCGTTCAAAGGTCGTCGCTTCCGTTACAATTGCACAGCGCCGGCTGGCGGTGGACTGTTCTATTGGCGCTCGTTCCCATGGATCAATCCCGCCGTCCCTGAGGATTAA